CAACATTGTTTACCCCTGTTAAGTCGAATTTAAGGTATGCTTTACGGTCGTAATCTTTATTTGCAGCGCCCTTTACTGTAAGGTTACTATCCAGTCCGTAGTTTAAAGCCGCAAAGGCTCCTGCGCGTACAAAAGCGTCGTCGGTAGGTAATAATTCAATGTATGGCACACCCATACGGTTTATTGTAGAAAAATTGCCGCCGGTGTAATAAATCGTTCCGTTTAACACAGCTGCAACTCCTGCAGACCGGGCCGAGGGCAAAGGCGTAAGCTGCGACCATGTATTACTTTCGGGCGAGTACACCTGCACAGCCTTGCTTAGTACATTATGCGAAGTTTCACCACCTAAAACAAGTATACGCTTACCCAGGGTAATAACCGACGATGAAACATGGTCTACCGATACAGGCATATCTGCCAGCCGCTGCCAACTGTCAGTTTCGGGAGTGTAAACCTGCAACATTTTTTGGGTTTCAGTTTCGTTATCCTGGTGATGGGCACCGCCTATAAAGTAAATTTTGCCATTCAATACGGCCGAGCCCGGGTGGTTGACCGCATCTAAAAGCGGTGCCGCGGTTTGCCAGCCTTGTGCCACCTGATTTACATCAAGTACATAATGTACGTTAACATCCTGCCGGGATAAATTAGCACCACCCATATAATGCAACTTTCCGTTTAAATACCTTAACTGCCCGGCCGCTAATGGTTGAGGCAAATTGGGCAGCTTAGTATAAGAGTCTGTTGATACATCATATTTATATACCTGATTGGTGCCAAACACCTGCCCTTTACCAGTGCTATTTGATGTGTACCCACCGGCAAAGTAAATGGCACTGCCATCAGTTGTTACACCCATATGGGTGGCCCCTCCAAACCCATCGCCGTTAGGTGTATAAGGCAAGCTTTTAATTGCCGACCACTTATTTGT
This portion of the Inquilinus sp. KBS0705 genome encodes:
- a CDS encoding DNRLRE domain-containing protein, producing the protein MTNKTLILALAVYILVYMPGCKKNEPADNQITGEVTHLAQKATFSESEAIEPTAISWSNAQGQPVATHEVHGEAVNNKLYIFGGFDVNKRPDTWTPTKRAYVYDPVTNKWSAIKSLPYTPNGDGFGGATHMGVTTDGSAIYFAGGYTSNSTGKGQVFGTNQVYKYDVSTDSYTKLPNLPQPLAAGQLRYLNGKLHYMGGANLSRQDVNVHYVLDVNQVAQGWQTAAPLLDAVNHPGSAVLNGKIYFIGGAHHQDNETETQKMLQVYTPETDSWQRLADMPVSVDHVSSSVITLGKRILVLGGETSHNVLSKAVQVYSPESNTWSQLTPLPSARSAGVAAVLNGTIYYTGGNFSTINRMGVPYIELLPTDDAFVRAGAFAALNYGLDSNLTVKGAANKDYDRKAYLKFDLTGVNNVVSAKLVLNGYNADNNTTIALSCYAVPDENWTEKTINFNTAPAAVTPSLSSAMVSNQPANIELDVTKYVSANIQSKKVMSFLVKDALGKNVTLQFKSKEGKLNRPRLVIKYN